The following are from one region of the Littorina saxatilis isolate snail1 linkage group LG4, US_GU_Lsax_2.0, whole genome shotgun sequence genome:
- the LOC138964084 gene encoding uncharacterized protein, whose translation MLSLDYTVLDKAGHSSRQAQPPQGPSSAVLSLWKQRVEEWYPDLYRQPYFIPPVYMYRTRHQAIQLSGRTVFMTQPPVTDLPRGAQPALQESDVRDDVCQQKVLECLHRLSQTQTEGMFVLSQLNFGHYLNDPSFAAAASTLARPVDLKAENKHLGDFDVLIIHRRHGILVGEIKAIGDTISSLPQQQQDQQVKKKVEQAIRQLHKAEDVLTHLTDYLQPPPRLQKTLMLPNITRAQLQRVFGDNPQLTQDLGHCLGMAGSADPSALCMTSDDVIRPDQWWQHRVTGSDTDPAMTDPVYLDLVSRFCGPATTVTVHCSSTPRLALAQHSDLRTPGDGVGETAARFAPVDIVLHPTQVAVLNSQQPLVYINGPPGTGKTLMLILKALDLLEQNKPVQVVSAVPSSLAASTMIYNQLQQTAGPTAQQLLHLHTFDIKRRHDKVERAVETLRSAAVGGQLYVIIDESTDFPL comes from the exons atgttgtcTCTTGACTACACTGTGTTGGACAAA GCAGGACACTCATCCAGACAGGCCCAGCCGCCTCAAGGCCCTTCCTCTGCAGTTCTGTCGCTATGGAAACAACGGGTAGAGGAGTGGTACCCGGACCTGTACCGCCAACCCTACTTCATCCCCCCGGTGTACATGTACAGGACCCGGCACCAAGCCATCCAGCTGTCAGGACGGACTGTCTTCATGACTCAGCCACCCGTGACCGACCTACCCCGCGGTGCTCAACCCGCTCTACAAGAGAGCGACGTCCGCGATGACGTGTGCCAGCAGAAGGTGTTGGAATGTCTCCACCGCCTGTCCCAGACCCAGACAGAAGGCATGTTCGTCCTGTCCCAGCTCAACTTCGGTCACTACCTCAACGACCCGAGCTTCGCTGCAGCGGCTTCCACACTGGCCAGACCCGTGGACCTCAAGGCTGAGAACAAACACCTCGGTGACTTTGACGTCCTCATCATCCACAGGCGCCACGGGATCCTGGTGGGTGAGATCAAAGCCATAGGAGACACGATATCCTCGCTCCCACAGCAGCAGCAAGACCAGCAGGTGAAGAAGAAGGTGGAACAGGCCATCAGGCAGCTGCACAAAGCAGAGGACGTGCTGACTCATCTTACGGACTACCTCCAGCCCCCACCCCGGCTACAGAAAACGTTGATGCTGCCCAACATCACCAGAGCTCAGCTACAGCGTGTGTTTGGTGACAACCCCCAGCTAACACAG GATCTAGGCCACTGTCTTGGAATGGCCGGCAGTGCAGACCCCAGCGCCCTCTGTATGACGTCAGATGACGTCATCAGGCCGGACCAGTGGTGGCAGCATCGGGTGACAGGGAGCGACACAGACCCTGCCATGACAGACCCTGTGTACCTGGACCTGGTCtcacg GTTCTGCGGTCCAGCGACCACAGTGACCGTGCACTGTTCATCCACACCGCGCCTTGCCCTGGCCCAGCACAGTGACCTGCGCACGCCGGGAGACGGGGTGGGGGAAACAGCGGCCAGATTTGCTCCAGTCGACATCGTGCTCCACCCCACGCAGGTCGCTGTGCTCAACAGTCAGCAACCACTGGTCTACATTAACGGTCCACCCGGGACGGGCAAAACTTTGATGTTAATTTTGAAAGCGCTAGATTTATTGGAGCAGAACAAACCTGTGCAGGTTGTCAGTGCTGTGCCCAGCAGTCTGGCAGCGTCAACCATGATTTATAACCAGCTGCAGCAGACAGCAGGACCCACAGCCCAACAGCTCTTACACCTGCACACCTTTGACATTAAGCGAAGGCACGATAAAGTTGAGCGGGCAGTTGAGACACTGAGGAGCGCGGCAGTGGGAGGGCAGCTCTACGTCATCATCGACGAATCAACAGACTTCCCATTGTAA
- the LOC138963834 gene encoding uncharacterized protein, with product MALRNNSGAPEREGTMEQKVPAGGRQSVIPQLAAVQTSCGTARGAGGRRVTEEKTQASSGDVLVPQASSGDVPVLPASSGDVQVLPASSGDVLVSQALSGDVPVSPASSGDVPPSPASSGDLPVSPALSGYVPVSPVLSGHVPVSPASSGDVPLSPALSGDVLIPPTSSGDVPLSPALSENVPIPPASSGDVPLSPASSGDVPLSSASSGDVPLSPVLSGNVPIPPASSGNVPIPPALSGDVLIPPASSGDVPLPKASSGNVPIPPASFGDEQDEDYCQESDFDSDSTPSSCDYPMLSPPAQRKKTCQGMVTTRQQSLVFSMAGWHPVALAPQAMMLPAQSVSRLTFPNNVQLPTDLTVLQQQLRTTASSGDVPLPPASSGDVPLPPASSGDVPLPPASFGDVPIKPASSGDDRMKTTVTIRRVILILMAHLFQATCTTTQCCHHLQKGRKHAKKYQTNTMYCHLPQTDCHLPQMSCHLPQMDCHLPQTDCQTFLPRNRNDLAYIVANFKVCSSDTYKENILMK from the exons taattcag GAGCACCTGAAAGAGAAGGAACAATGGAACAGAAAGTACCAGCAGGAGGTCGACAGTCTGTCATTCCGCAACTAGCAGCTGTCCAAACGAGTTGTGGTACTGCAAGAGGAGCTGGAGGCCGTCGAGtcacagaagaaaaaacacaag cctcatctggagatgtactggTACCTCaggcctcatctggagatgtaccagtattgccagcctcatctggagatgtacaaGTATTGCCAGCCTCGTCTGGAGATGTACTAGTATCACAAGCcttatctggagatgtaccagtatcaccagcctcatctggagatgtaccgccatcaccagcctcatctggagatttACCAGTATCACCAGCCTTATCTGGATATGTACCAGTTTCACCAGTCTTATCTGGACATGTACCAgtatcaccagcctcatctggagatgtaccgctatcaccagccttatctggagatgtactgATACCACCaacctcatctggagatgtaccgctatcaccagccttatctgaaaatgtaccgataccaccagcctcatctggagatgtaccgctatcaccagcctcatctggagatgtaccgctatcatcagcctcatctggagatgtaccgctatcaccagtcttatctggaaatgtaccgataccaccagcctcatctggaaatgtaccgataccaccagccttatctggagatgtactgataccaccagcctcatctggagatgtaccgctaccaaAAGCCTCATCTGGAAATGTAccgataccaccagcctcatttgGAGATGAACAG gatGAAGACTACTGTCAGGAgagtgattttgattctgaTAGCACACCTTCTTCCTGCGATTACCCTATGCTGTCACCACCTGCACAAAGGAAGAAAACTTGCCAAG GCATGGTTACAACAAGGCAGCAAAGTCTGGTTTTCTCGATGGCTGGTTGGCACCCCGTTGCCTTGGCACCTCAAGCAATGATGTTGCCAGCGCAGTCTGTGTCTCGTCTTACTTTTCCCAACAATGTCCAGCTTCCCACCGACCTTACTGTCCTTCAGCAGCAGCTCAGGACTACAG cctcatctggagatgtaccgctaccaccagcctcatctggagatgtaccgctaccaccagcctcatctggagatgtaccgctaccaccagcctcatttgGAGATGTACCGATAaaaccagcctcatctggagatgacAG gatGAAGACTACAGTTACGATCCGGAGagtgattctgattctgatggCACACCTTTTTCAAGCTACATGTACTACTACTCAATGCTGTCACCACctgcaaaaaggaagaaaacatgCCAAG aaataCCAGACAAACACGATGTACTGCCACCTGCCTCAAACGGACTGCCACCTGCCTCAGATGAGCTGCCACCTGCCTCAAATGGACTGCCACCTGCCTCAGACGGACTGCCAAACATTTCTTCCAAGAAACCGAAACGACCTTGCCTATATTGTGGCCAATTTCAAAGTGTGCTCATCAGACActtacaaagaaaacattctaATGAAGTAA
- the LOC138963838 gene encoding uncharacterized protein isoform X2, with protein MGQGGIVHSYTAAPCPLPCDGPAPRVVRHTGQGHGEGLPVDCEQCGFLVAQILVELGVGGTGSTTSSPQPLQYRDVFILTWDDSLHDAKSDASGQVTRPASGVLRGVREAGIPVTLLESGDEDGVRDVATMAGPDHVIATRCFDVQGLERKVVVWVGEKGPDDGWGRLLAASRCTSQLVWVTPPPREVRHIQR; from the exons ATGGGTCAGGGAGGAATTGTCCACAGCTACACAGCTGCCCCCTGCCCGCTGCCCTGTGACGGCCCGGCCCCGCGGGTTGTGCGCCACACAGGACAGGGACACGGTGAAGGCTTGCCTGTAGACTGTGAGCAATGCGGCTTTCTGGTGGCGCAGATACTGGTGGAACTAGGCGTTGGTGGaacag GTAGCACTACAAGCAGCCCACAGCCCCTCCAGTACAGGGACGTCTTTATACTCACCTGGGATGATTCCCTCCACGACGCAAAGAGCGACGCCTCAGGCCAGGTGACACGGCCAGCTAGCGGTGTGCTGCGAGGTGTGAGGGAGGCGGGGATACCGGTCACACTGCTGGAGTCAGGGGATGAAGACGGTGTGAGAGACGTGGCCACCATGGCGGGGCCGGACCACGTGATAGCGACACGCTGTTTTGATGTACAGGGCCTGGAGAGGAAGGTAGTTGTATGGGTGGGCGAGAAAGGCCCGGATGATGGGTGGGGCAGACTGCTTGCCGCCTCGCGGTGTACATCCCAGCTGGTGTGGGTCACCCCGCCACCACGTGAAGTCAGACACATCCAGCGATGA